One Fusobacterium russii ATCC 25533 genomic region harbors:
- a CDS encoding adhesion protein FadA, which translates to MVSKIKSHYILFAFILFSFSALASDFSFEEELLNLNEEYKSLVTKENERFEEEEKNSELSKKKVENLYIVKEKIEAEMLNKQEERKKRFFKDDYDELIDKYESYLRKIEKEIAAQEKLISDFELIKTLRGE; encoded by the coding sequence ATGGTAAGTAAAATAAAAAGCCACTATATTCTGTTTGCATTTATTTTATTTTCATTTTCTGCATTAGCAAGTGATTTTAGTTTTGAGGAGGAGCTTTTAAATTTAAATGAAGAATATAAAAGCTTAGTAACTAAGGAAAATGAAAGATTTGAAGAAGAAGAAAAGAACTCTGAATTATCCAAAAAGAAAGTTGAAAATCTTTATATAGTAAAAGAAAAGATAGAAGCAGAGATGCTTAATAAACAGGAAGAAAGAAAAAAGAGATTTTTTAAAGATGACTATGATGAGCTTATAGATAAATACGAAAGTTATTTGAGAAAGATAGAAAAAGAAATAGCAGCACAAGAAAAATTGATATCAGATTTTGAATTAATAAAAACATTAAGAGGGGAATAA
- a CDS encoding FAD-I family protein: MKKILLILALIFIATACSTVNTAETNETQMKRLLKEADKKEKETEKKRMEESKKMEKEASMMEAKKTESQAGTEMKEENAEMMEEAKKEKWADPHKDKTRGEIMQYEMERVRAEMEALQSSVNDYAQKTKMLKEYKEKLEKLEKLNQASMQ, from the coding sequence ATGAAAAAAATTTTGTTAATATTGGCTTTAATTTTCATAGCTACGGCATGTAGCACAGTCAATACGGCAGAAACTAATGAAACTCAAATGAAAAGATTATTAAAAGAGGCAGATAAAAAAGAAAAAGAAACAGAGAAAAAAAGAATGGAAGAAAGTAAAAAAATGGAAAAAGAAGCTTCTATGATGGAAGCTAAAAAAACAGAAAGTCAAGCTGGTACAGAAATGAAAGAAGAAAATGCTGAAATGATGGAAGAAGCAAAAAAAGAAAAATGGGCAGATCCTCATAAAGATAAGACAAGAGGAGAGATAATGCAATATGAAATGGAAAGAGTAAGAGCAGAAATGGAAGCTTTACAATCATCTGTTAATGATTATGCGCAAAAAACTAAGATGTTGAAGGAATATAAGGAAAAGTTAGAAAAATTAGAAAAATTAAATCAAGCATCAATGCAATAA